The genomic region GCGTGGCGATCCACGGCGAGGTCGGCTACCTGCCGCAGGACCTCGACGCCGACCCGTCCCGGCCGGTCGCCGACTTCCTCGGCGTCAGCGCGATCATCGCCGCCCTGCGCGCCATCGAGGCCGGGCGGAGCGACGAGGAGCTCTACGGCACCGTCGCCGACCAGTGGGACGTCGAGGAGCGCACGCACGCCGAGCTCGACCGCCAGGGCCTGCCTGCCGGCGCGCTGCACCGCCGCCTCGGCGAGCTCTCGGGCGGCGAGCTCACCGGCCTGGCCATCGCCCGCCCGCTCTTGGCCCGGCCCGACGTCCTGCTGCTCGACGAGCCCACCAACAACCTCGACCGGGCCGGTCGCGGACGCGTCCACGACCTCGTGGCCACCTGGCCGCGCACCCTCCTCGTCGTCAGCCACGACCGCGAGCTCCTCGATCGCGTCGACCGGATCGCCGACCTGCGTGGCGGCTCGCTGCGCTGGTACGGCGGCGGCTGGTCGTCGTACGCCGCCCAGGTCGCGGCCGAGCAGGAGGCCGCGCAGCAGGCGGTGGCGACCGTTCGCAACGAGGTGCGTCGCCAGCGCCGTGACGCCGTCGAGGCCGTGCGCGACGACCTCGCCATCCGTGTCGACCTCCCGCAGACAGCCGTGCCGCGGGGCAGCCGCGTGCTCACCCACACCGAGACCGACCGCGACATCGTCGGGCCCGAGCGGATCGCGCTGGTCGGGCCCAACG from Nocardioides salarius harbors:
- a CDS encoding ATP-binding cassette domain-containing protein, which codes for MPSTHPVVSVSGLTVTWPDGSPALRDLDLALSRGRAGLVRANGSGKSTLLRVPAGQLRPCAGRVAIHGEVGYLPQDLDADPSRPVADFLGVSAIIAALRAIEAGRSDEELYGTVADQWDVEERTHAELDRQGLPAGALHRRLGELSGGELTGLAIARPLLARPDVLLLDEPTNNLDRAGRGRVHDLVATWPRTLLVVSHDRELLDRVDRIADLRGGSLRWYGGGWSSYAAQVAAEQEAAQQAVATVRNEVRRQRRDAVEAVRDDLAIRVDLPQTAVPRGSRVLTHTETDRDIVGPERIALVGPNGSGKTTLLRTWAGLVPPARGEVHAHVPVALLPQRLDLLDADAPLATAVARRHPGAGPEQVRARLARFGFRGAVGDRLAGDLSGGERLRATLAALLLTEPAPRLLLLDEPTNNLDLASYDALVAALAGYRGALVVASHDRALLDDLDLQRTIDLGAPSSGRGSLDA